Within the Enterococcus hirae ATCC 9790 genome, the region CCTTGGACTTCGCCGATCAATTGAAGTTCATTGCGAGAAAGTGGTTTATTCTGGTTCCAACCTGGTTTAGTGATATAGTAATGCCATTTACTAGTTGGGTGTGATTGCGTATACTTCCAAGTGAATTTTGTCGCTCCCCCTGTTAAATTTTGTTTCGTCCATAGACTAGAAGTTTGCTTATCTAATTCAAATCCTCTTGCACCATTTGCAGAAGCGATTTTTCCATCTGCTGGTCCACCTTTAGGGAATCCCTGAGGAGCTTCTAGTGATTGTGGTTCATTAATGATCGGACCATATTTTTGAACTGCGAAATCATAGCCAATGTTTTCTTTATCCAATTGACCTTGATAGGCACGGCTAATTGGCGAGATAACATAACCATGTGCTGAAACATTGACGGAAGATAATGTTGTCAATCCTGTCGTTGCTAAAACCAAACCTAACCCTAATAAAGAACTTTTTTTCATATTATAACTTTCCTCCAAATAATTTTTATGAAAAGGTTTTCTTTTCATGGATTTAGTATAACGGGGAGAACAATAAGCTTAGATTGTTTGTCTAGCATTACAACAAAAATAACATCTTCCGGTTCGTAATTGTTAATTAGCTTTGTTTTGTAAACTGCTTTCAATCAATGAATTTTTGAGATTGCTAAAATATTCTTTAGCATTAGTCAAATCTAACCACTCAAAAAAACGAAGACCCTTTTCGATTTCCGAGATGGCTGAATGATCGCCATCTGCTAATCGATCCAAAGCCGCAAATAATTTATACTGGGCAAGATCAACTGACTGTTTGTGGTTTTGCGTTAATCTTTTCAGTTCGCATAGAAAAAGTTTTCTAAGAATCGCAGAATGACGGTTAAATGAGAGGCGTAAACCATTAAGAATAAAATTAGAGAAAAGTTCTGAATAGTAGGTAGCGTCTATGTACGTTTTCATTTTTGATACACTGGTTTGAAAGAGATGGATGATGTATTGATCATCAAAAATAAACAAACAGTTTGAAAAAATCGTTAGTTCAAAATGTCCCCAGGTTTCAATTTTTTCAAGATAATTTTTGATCACAAAAATTTCTTCTTCTATTTTCAAATTGGTATCAGTATGGTTGTAGAGGTAGTTCATAATCAATTTTCGTTGGGCATAAATCAAACGATAGTAGATGCTGCCTGTTTTTTCGTATTCGTTTAGTAGTTCTAATTCTTGTTCGTGAGTGATTTTTTTGGATGAGATGAGATAGTTGGTCAATTTTTGTTTATTCGTAAGTGAATTGCTATTAAGAAGAAATTGATACTCTTCTAAAGTAATGTTCATTCGTTCAAGGTAGTTAACTAATAGTTCAAAACTGATCTTTGTTCCTCTTGATTCAAACGCAGCAAGGGTTCCTCGTTGTGAGATACCTCGTGTCAACTGTTCTTGTGTTAAGCCACGTTCTTTTCTTAACTTACGAATCAGAGACGAATGGTTAGTCATATTTTTATCCTCCTAGTGTTTTTTTATATATATTGTAGATGTTTTTTTAAATATATCACAAATGTAATAAAATTTAAATAAAGCGTCATTTTTGCGCGCTTTTAAAGAAAAAGTGCGTAATTGATTATTTGGGTGTTGCAATACTATGCAAATAATTGTAATCGTTTTAATTGATGGTGTAATATGTTATGTAATAAAGAATAATGGAGGCGGTTTGATGAAGAAAAAACTAGTATTATTTTCTGTAGGTGTGTTTAGTGCAATAGTAAGTGGAGGTACGACGGTTTTTGCAGCTGATGCAGCAGACACGATGCCTGACCTCGCGAATAAACAAATTGCAGTCGGATACTATCATAACTGGCAAGCGGAACAAGGCGCAGGCTATCAAGGAGGTCGTCCAGCCGACATTGATTTGGCCAAAATAAATCCTTTTTACAATGTAGTGACGGTTTCGTTTATGAAAGGAGAAGGGATTCCTACTTTTAAACCTTATAATATGACGGATCAGGCCTTTCGTGAAAAAGTAGCAACATTGAATGCGCAAGGGCGAGCAGTCATTATTTCTCTAGGAGGAGCAGATTCACATATTGAATTACATCGTGGCCAGGAACAAGCTTTTGCGAATGAAATCATTCGGTTAGTAGAAGTATATGGCTTTGATGGATTAGATATTGATTTGGAACAAACTGCGGTGGCTGCTGGGGATAATCAAACAGTCATTCCGGCGGCATTAAAAATCGTTCGTGAGCATTACAAGAAAGAAAACAAACATTTTATTATCTCAATGGCGCCTGAATTTCCATACTTAAGAACAAATGGAGCATATGTACCATATATTACAGCTTTACAAAATGAATATGACTTTATTGCCCCTAAATTGTATAATCAAGCAGGCGATGGGATCAGTGTTGGGACGGAATGGATTGCCCAAAACAATGACAATAAAAAGTATGAATTTTTGTACGGGATTTCAAAATCATTTAATGAAGGAAGCGGTGGCTTTATCCAAATTCCGGCAAGTAAACTAGCTCTAGGGATCCCAGCTAACGAAGATGCCGCAGCGAATGGCTATGTTAAAGATCCTTCAAAGGTCTACCAAGTATTTGAACAAATGACAAAAGATCAAACGCCATTAAAAGGAATCATGACATGGAGTGTCAATTGGGACGAGGGCAGAAATAAAGCTGGGATTGCCTATAATCAGTCGTTTGCGAATGCTTATCAAGGATTGTTCAAAGAGCAAGTACCAGATACTGAGAAACCTTCTAAACCAGAAAATTTAAAAGGAACTGCAACGCAATCAAGCATTTCATTAAGCTGGTCAGCTTCTACTGATAATGTGCGTGTTTCTCATTATAATATTTATCAAAACAAACAACTCATTGGCACTAGTAACACAACCAATTATACGGTGAGCAACTTATCCCCTGACACAACCTATTCATTTACGGTTGAAGCAGTCGATACATCAGGAAATCGCTCAACATCGTCTGACGTATTAACGATCAGAATACAAGCTGGTTCACAATTACCAGCCCCTTCGATGCCAACTGGTTTAGTAGTAAAAGGTGTATCGCAAAACTCTGTGACACTCGGTTGGTCTGCAAATGATCCGAAAGAAGAGGTCATCGGCTATGAAATCTATCGAAATGGAACGCTAGTGACAATAACGAAGTCACCAACTTTCGTAGATACTGGTTTAACTCCTGACACAACGTATACTTATCAAATAGCAGCTGTTAACATTTCTGGTATTTCTAAGAAAAGTCAACAAGTGACAGCGAAAACGACAGCAGATAATCAAGCAGAAGAATGGAAAATTGGGAAATTATATAATATCGGTGATATTGTGACCTATAAAGGAAATCTTTACCGTTGTCGTAACATCCACATGGGACAAATCGGTTGGGAACCTGATGTAGCTTTAGCATTATGGCTGAAGATCAGTTAATAAAGTTAACAAAATAAAAAAGAGTCAGAGTGCAGTATGTCAGGGCTATTACAATGAGGATGTAATGAGGACATAGACATATAAGGCGCACTCTGATTTTTTTACATAAAATTGTCAGAATCAAAATATAAGATAAGCCACGCAACCATTTTACATGCTCTGATCTAAATAGTTATTTTCAGTTGTTCAGGATGAGAGAATAAACAAAAGAAGAAAACACACAGTTCAATCTGAATTCTGGTGTTTTCTTCTTTTATCATTTAGTAACGATCGTACAAAAGTGATGGGACAAACGATGCAACCCATATCGCTGGAATAAAAATAACTGAAACATTAATTAAAATGGCGGTGTAACAGACCACATATTCTAGCCCCCCTTTCTAGTTGATTCAATGATTATTTATATGATAATTATAACGCTTTGAATGACATAAAATTAAAATGTATCTTAATACAACAATGTCAAGTGTTAAACAAACTGTTAAAACGGGAAAAATAGTTTTCAACATTTAGAGTATCTATACTATAATAGTTACTATCAACTATTTGGAGGAATATCAATGAAACAAAAAATTGCAGTTTTAGGCCCAGGCTCTTGGGGGACTGCTTTAGCGCAAACCTTAGCAGAAAACGGACATGATGTTCGTATTTGGGGAAATGTTCCTGAACAAATCGATGAAATGAATCAGTATCATACAAATAAACAATTTTTACCTAACCTAAAAATTTCCGAAACGATTATCGGTTATAAAGAATTAGCAGAAGCAGTGAAGGATGTCGATGCGGTTTTATTCGTTGTACCAACGAAAGCCATTCGTTCAGTTGCTCAAGAATTGATTGAGAAAATGAATACTAAACCAATCATCATTCATGCAAGTAAAGGGTTAGAGCAAGGAACACATAAACGCATTTCTGAAGTTATTGCTGAAGAGATTCCAGAGGAAAAAAGAAAGGCAATCGTCGTGCTTTCTGGACCAAGCCACGCGGAAGAAGTTGCTGTTCATGATATTACGACCATTACTGCTGCAAGCATTGATCAGCAAGCGGCAATCTATGTGCAAGATCTGTTCATGAATGATTATTTTAGAATTTATACGAATAATGATGTCATCGGAGTTGAAACGGGTGCGGCTTTAAAAAATATCATTGCTATCGGTGCTGGTGCCATCCATGGATTAGGTTTTGGTGATGATGCAAAAGCGGCGATCATGACTCGAGGATTAGCGGAGATTAGCCGTCTAGGAGTGGCAATGGGTGCCAATCCATTGACATTTATTGGCTTGAGTGGTGTAGGTGACTTAATCGTGACTTGTACAAGTGTCCATTCTCGTAACTGGCGAGCAGGAAATTTGCTTGGTCAAGGACATAAATTAGAAGAAGTACTTGAGAATATGGGAATGGTGGTTGAAGGAGTCTCTACTACTAAAGCTGCGGTTGAATTAGCGGAACAACTAGGGGTAGAGATGCCGATCACACAGACAATCTACAATGTATTATATAATGGAGAAGACATCAAACAAGCAGCCAAAGAAATCATGTTGCGAGATGGTAAAATAGAGAATGAATTTTCATTAAGCTAAGGGCTTATATTGAAATGAGAGGACGGGGTGTATGAAAGTTAAGAAAGCAATCATACCTGCAGGTGGTTTAGGCACGCGTTTTTTACCTGCGACAAAAGCAATGGCTAAAGAAATGCTTCCTATTGTTGACAAACCAACGATCCAATTCATTGTTGAAGAAGCATTAAAATCTGGGATTGAAGATATTTTAATTGTTACTGGGAAAGAAAAACGTCCGATCGAAGATCATTTTGATGCTAACCTTGAATTGGAATTAAATCTGCGTGAGAAGGGAAAACTCGATTTATTAAGTACCATCAAGGAAACAGAAGCTGTTAATCTTCATTTTATCCGACAATCTTACCCCAAAGGATTAGGGCATGCAGTTCTTCAGGCCAAAGCATTTGTAGGAGATGAACCATTTGTTGTCATGTTAGGGGACGACTTGATGGTGGATCAAGTCCCTTTGACAAAACAGCTAATGATGGACTTCGAGGAAACTCATTCATCAACGATTGCAGTGATGGAAGTTTTGCCAGAAGATACAGGAAAATATGGAATCATTGATCCTGGAGAGGAAGAAAAAACTGGGTTATATCGAGTAAGAAAAATGGTAGAAAAACCTACTCCTCAAGAGGCGCCTAGTAACCTTGCCATTATTGGACGCTATTTATTAACACCAGACATTTTTCCAATACTCGAAACGCAAACACCAGGTGCGGGCAATGAAATCCAATTAACGGATGCGATTGATACATTAAATCGCCATCAAAAAGTCTATGCAAGAAATTTTAAAGGGAGACGATATGATGTTGGTGATAAATATGGTTACATGCGAACCAATATTGATTATGGGTTACAACATCCAGAAATCGGCGCTACCCTTAAAGAGTATCTGATACAACTTAGTAAAGAGTTATAATTTCTAAACTAAGGTACTTTTACTTGGTCTTATCTAGTTCGTTGCTTAAATTTTAGTAAAATACTTTTTGTTAGCTATTAAAATAAACGTCATTTTGCTTATTATGTAGTAATATAAAAGAGTTATGGCAAAATTGACTTTTAAATACAGAAAAGGTGTGTAGCTTTGTATGGGAAAATTGATTACAATCGGTCAAACACTTCTTGATGGATTGAAATGGCTGATGGAAGGAAATAACTGGTTGTTTTTGACTCCATTGGTGCTAATTTGTGGATATGTTTTCATTCAAATGGCTAGAAAAAAAGAGAAATTATTGATTTTTATCTGGTATTTAGCAACAATTTCTATTTTAAGTGTTATGCTTGAACTTGCTTTAGGTGCGTGGGAAGCTATGATTTTTGCTTTGATATTTATCATAGGTTATTTCATCATCTTTATCCCTTATTTCTTTAGAGGCGTTCATATCGGCAAAAAAGGCAGACACACGGCTTCTCATCGCAGAACAAAACGATCAGATAAACGCTAAAAGCAGTGAGTTAAGAAAGTTGATCTATGTAGCTTGCAACTACGGTTATTGCTCGCTTGAGTTTTTCGTTAGAACAAAGCAATCGCTGGTTAAATCCATTTTATTTGGATGAGCGGTTGCTTTTTTGTCTGGTTTTAGGGTCTGAGTATACCATTTAAGGAATGGGAGTTAGCAAAAAGCAGTAGGGGAGAGTCATCCTGGTAGGCTAAGCAAAAAAATGATCATGACATGTCTAATTGTGGACGGCAAATTTATTTATTTAAGTAGATATTGGCTGTTATCATTGATAAAAAATAAATCTAAAAACAAGAATCCTATCACGATAGGATTCTTGTTC harbors:
- the galU gene encoding UTP--glucose-1-phosphate uridylyltransferase GalU gives rise to the protein MKVKKAIIPAGGLGTRFLPATKAMAKEMLPIVDKPTIQFIVEEALKSGIEDILIVTGKEKRPIEDHFDANLELELNLREKGKLDLLSTIKETEAVNLHFIRQSYPKGLGHAVLQAKAFVGDEPFVVMLGDDLMVDQVPLTKQLMMDFEETHSSTIAVMEVLPEDTGKYGIIDPGEEEKTGLYRVRKMVEKPTPQEAPSNLAIIGRYLLTPDIFPILETQTPGAGNEIQLTDAIDTLNRHQKVYARNFKGRRYDVGDKYGYMRTNIDYGLQHPEIGATLKEYLIQLSKEL
- a CDS encoding fibronectin type III domain-containing protein gives rise to the protein MKKKLVLFSVGVFSAIVSGGTTVFAADAADTMPDLANKQIAVGYYHNWQAEQGAGYQGGRPADIDLAKINPFYNVVTVSFMKGEGIPTFKPYNMTDQAFREKVATLNAQGRAVIISLGGADSHIELHRGQEQAFANEIIRLVEVYGFDGLDIDLEQTAVAAGDNQTVIPAALKIVREHYKKENKHFIISMAPEFPYLRTNGAYVPYITALQNEYDFIAPKLYNQAGDGISVGTEWIAQNNDNKKYEFLYGISKSFNEGSGGFIQIPASKLALGIPANEDAAANGYVKDPSKVYQVFEQMTKDQTPLKGIMTWSVNWDEGRNKAGIAYNQSFANAYQGLFKEQVPDTEKPSKPENLKGTATQSSISLSWSASTDNVRVSHYNIYQNKQLIGTSNTTNYTVSNLSPDTTYSFTVEAVDTSGNRSTSSDVLTIRIQAGSQLPAPSMPTGLVVKGVSQNSVTLGWSANDPKEEVIGYEIYRNGTLVTITKSPTFVDTGLTPDTTYTYQIAAVNISGISKKSQQVTAKTTADNQAEEWKIGKLYNIGDIVTYKGNLYRCRNIHMGQIGWEPDVALALWLKIS
- a CDS encoding NAD(P)H-dependent glycerol-3-phosphate dehydrogenase, which gives rise to MKQKIAVLGPGSWGTALAQTLAENGHDVRIWGNVPEQIDEMNQYHTNKQFLPNLKISETIIGYKELAEAVKDVDAVLFVVPTKAIRSVAQELIEKMNTKPIIIHASKGLEQGTHKRISEVIAEEIPEEKRKAIVVLSGPSHAEEVAVHDITTITAASIDQQAAIYVQDLFMNDYFRIYTNNDVIGVETGAALKNIIAIGAGAIHGLGFGDDAKAAIMTRGLAEISRLGVAMGANPLTFIGLSGVGDLIVTCTSVHSRNWRAGNLLGQGHKLEEVLENMGMVVEGVSTTKAAVELAEQLGVEMPITQTIYNVLYNGEDIKQAAKEIMLRDGKIENEFSLS
- a CDS encoding lytic polysaccharide monooxygenase auxiliary activity family 9 protein, which codes for MKKSSLLGLGLVLATTGLTTLSSVNVSAHGYVISPISRAYQGQLDKENIGYDFAVQKYGPIINEPQSLEAPQGFPKGGPADGKIASANGARGFELDKQTSSLWTKQNLTGGATKFTWKYTQSHPTSKWHYYITKPGWNQNKPLSRNELQLIGEVQGKGAQASTSPTHTITIPNDRIGYHVILAVWDVSDTSNAFYNVIDANIQPRSILNDLNESM
- a CDS encoding helix-turn-helix domain-containing protein; the protein is MTNHSSLIRKLRKERGLTQEQLTRGISQRGTLAAFESRGTKISFELLVNYLERMNITLEEYQFLLNSNSLTNKQKLTNYLISSKKITHEQELELLNEYEKTGSIYYRLIYAQRKLIMNYLYNHTDTNLKIEEEIFVIKNYLEKIETWGHFELTIFSNCLFIFDDQYIIHLFQTSVSKMKTYIDATYYSELFSNFILNGLRLSFNRHSAILRKLFLCELKRLTQNHKQSVDLAQYKLFAALDRLADGDHSAISEIEKGLRFFEWLDLTNAKEYFSNLKNSLIESSLQNKAN